A genomic segment from Luteolibacter ambystomatis encodes:
- a CDS encoding D-2-hydroxyacid dehydrogenase, with product MSTLKVFTDIQASAGLLDWLRNEIAPHELLLPAKRAASVLVEQASDPLIAEADIAFGQPDVASVLNAPRLRWLQVSSAGFTRYDTPGFRKAAKARGLVVTNSSHVYDQACAEHVFAFMLAQARQLPRSLKTRCTNSDPAWTMLRESSRLLLGQSVSIYGYGAIAERLVGMLAPFNMEITAVRRQPRGDEGIRIVTPDQAIAALGEADHVINILPDNADSRGFFNETVFRAMKSGSVFYNIGRGTTVDQDALADALQHGPIEAAWLDVTDPEPLPEGHRLLGLPNCHITPHVAGGQRGESRVLVAHFLENFRRHLNDGALLNRVIG from the coding sequence ATGTCCACGCTCAAGGTTTTCACCGATATCCAGGCCTCCGCCGGACTCCTCGATTGGCTGCGCAACGAGATCGCGCCGCATGAACTTCTGCTTCCCGCCAAACGCGCGGCCTCGGTACTGGTCGAGCAGGCCTCCGATCCATTGATTGCGGAAGCGGACATCGCTTTCGGCCAACCGGATGTCGCCAGCGTGTTGAACGCTCCGCGCTTGAGGTGGCTCCAGGTCAGCTCCGCGGGATTCACGCGATATGACACGCCTGGGTTCCGCAAAGCCGCGAAAGCCCGCGGACTGGTGGTGACGAACAGTTCCCATGTCTACGATCAGGCGTGCGCCGAGCATGTCTTCGCCTTCATGCTCGCACAGGCCCGGCAACTACCGCGTTCACTCAAAACCCGCTGCACAAACAGCGATCCCGCATGGACGATGCTGCGCGAAAGCAGCCGCCTGCTTCTCGGGCAATCGGTGTCGATCTACGGCTATGGTGCCATCGCCGAGCGGCTCGTTGGCATGCTCGCACCCTTCAACATGGAAATCACCGCCGTCCGTCGCCAACCGCGCGGAGACGAAGGCATCCGCATTGTCACACCGGATCAAGCGATCGCCGCTCTTGGAGAGGCGGATCACGTGATCAACATCCTGCCGGACAACGCGGACTCGCGCGGCTTTTTCAACGAAACGGTTTTCCGCGCGATGAAATCGGGAAGTGTGTTCTACAACATCGGCCGCGGCACCACGGTGGATCAGGACGCGCTGGCCGACGCCCTGCAACACGGTCCTATCGAGGCCGCATGGCTCGATGTCACCGATCCGGAACCGCTGCCGGAAGGACATCGCCTGCTCGGTCTTCCAAATTGCCACATCACGCCGCATGTCGCCGGAGGGCAACGCGGAGAAAGCCGGGTGCTGGTGGCTCATTTCCTCGAGAACTTCCGCCGTCATCTGAACGACGGGGCGCTGCTCAACCGCGTGATCGGATGA